In Strigops habroptila isolate Jane chromosome 2, bStrHab1.2.pri, whole genome shotgun sequence, one genomic interval encodes:
- the RIPK4 gene encoding receptor-interacting serine/threonine-protein kinase 4 isoform X1 → MARENISPWAMGLLKTFEESEFGSWEKIGSGGFGQVYKVRHLHWKTWLAIKCSPSLHVDEKERMELLEEARKMEMAKFRYILPVYGICKEPVGLVMEYMETGSLEKLLASEPLPWELRFRIIHETAVGMNFLHCMSPPLLHLDLKPANILLDAHYHVKISDFGLAKCNGLSHSHDISMDGLCGTIAYLPPERIKEKNRCFDTKHDVYSFSIVVWGVLTQKKPFAEENNILHIMVKVVKGHRPELPAVSKSRPHSCNNLIKLMQKCWQDDPGERPTFKEITSETEALCEKPEDETKDMITQDLDTKNSPEQQPEGISALSKTKQEPALPSVKDYSLSELLSQLDSGISQTMEGPEDLSCSCSESKLASSDKRLSGVSSVDSAFSSRGSLSLSFERESSDIGTTDIQKRKLTEAILSGDTSKLMKILQPQDVDIVLDGNSSLLHLAVEAGQEECVKWLLLYNANPNLTNKKGSTPLHIAIEKKVKSIVELIMARKINVNAKDEDQWTALHFAAQNGDDFSTKMLLDKNASLNEVDFEGRAPIHIACQYGQENIVRILLRRGVNVNIKGKDDWVPLHYAAWQGHLPIVKLLAKQRDANVNVQTVDGRTSLHLAAQRGHYRVARLLIDLESDVNIQNVLLQTALHIAAETGHTSTSRLLLKHGADIEAMTAEGYTALHLASRSGHLSTTKLLVDERASVLARGPLNRTALHLAAENGHSEVVEELVSSENINVSDSEGLTALHLAARGGHTKTVEVLLKHGSCTDMQRPTCQTLLQLAQQSSNSSVTVLLSET, encoded by the exons atggcgAGGGAGAATATCTCCCCGTGGGCCATGGGACTGCTGAAGACCTTCGAGGAGAGCGAATTCGGCAGCTGGGAGAAGATCGGCTCGGGGGGGTTCGGGCAGGTGTACAAAGTGCGGCACCTCCACTGGAAGACCTGGCTCGCCATCAAGTGTTCGCCCAGCCTTCATGTGGATGAGAA GGAGCGCATGGAGTTATTGGAAGAAGCAAGGAAGATGGAAATGGCAAAGTTTCGCTACATCCTTCCTGTTTATGGCATCTGTAAAGAGCCAGTTGGCTTGGTCATGGAATACATGGAAACGGGGTCCCTGGAAAAGCTCCTGGCTTCCGAACCTCTGCCCTGGGAATTGCGCTTCCGCATCATCCACGAGACAGCTGTGGGGATGAACTTCCTGCACTGCATGTCCCCTCCGCTGCTCCATCTGGACCTCAAGCCTGCAAACATCCTGCTTGATGCCCACTACCATGTCAAG atttctgaCTTTGGGCTTGCAAAGTGCAATGGCTTGTCCCATTCCCATGACATCAGCATGGACGGCTTGTGTGGCACAATCGCGTACCTTCCTCCAGAGCGcatcaaggagaaaaacaggTGTTTTGACACCAAACATGATGTGTACAG CTTTTCCATTGTGGTTTGGGGAGTTCTTACTCAGAAGAAGCCTTTTGCAG aggaaaacaacattttacATATTATGGTAAAAGTAGTTAAAGGCCACCGCCCAGAGCTACCTGCTGTTTCCAAATCCAGACCTCATTCATGTAATAACTTGATCAAACTGATGCAAAAATGTTGGCAAGATGATCCTGGTGAACGGCCAACATTTAAAG aaatcacttcagaaacagaagcCCTTTGTGAAAAACcagaagatgaaacaaaagACATGATAACTCAGGACCTGGACACCAAGAattccccagagcagcagcctgag GGGATTTCTGCATTATCCAAGACAAAACAGGAGCCTGCTTTACCATCAGTTAAGGATTACAGTCTGTCAGAGTTGTTGTCCCAGCTGGATTCGGGGATTTCACAGACTATGGAAGGCCCTGAGGATCTCAGCTGCAGCTGTTCAGAGTCCAAACTTGCCTCCAGTGACAAGCGGCTTTCAGGAGTTTCATCTGTAGATTCAGCTTTTTCATCCAGAggctccctttccctttcctttgaaAGGGAGAGTTCAG ATATTGGTACTACAGACATCCAGAAGAGGAAGCTAACAGAGGCCATTTTATCTGGAGATACCAGTAAGCTGATGAAGATCCTCCAGCCTCAAGATGTTGATATTGTTTTAGATGGGAACTCCAGTCTTTTGCACTTGGCTGTTGAAGCTGGTCAAGAAGAATGTGTCAAATGGCTCCTCCTGTACAATGCTAATCCTAACCTTACCAACAAGAAGGGATCCACCCCTCTTCACATAGCCATTGAGAAGAAAGTTAAAAGCATTGTGGAGCTGATTATGGCTAGGAAAATCAATGTTAATGCCAAAGATGAGGATCAGTGGACTGCTCTTCACTTTGCTGCCCAAAACGGGGATGATTTCAGCACCAAAATGCTGCTTGATAAGAACGCATCCTTAAATGAGGTAGATTTTGAAGGCAGAGCCCCCATCCATATAGCCTGTCAGTATGGCCAAGAGAATATTGTGCGGATCCTGCTGCGAAGAGGTGTTAATGTGAACATCAAAGGAAAGGATGACTGGGTGCCGCTGCACTATGCTGCCTGGCAAGGTCATCTCCCCATCGTAAAGCTTCTGGCCAAACAGCGGGATGCAAACGTGAATGTGCAGACTGTGGATGGAAGGACGTCGCTACACTTAGCTGCTCAACGAGGACACTACCGTGTCGCTCGCCTTCTTATAGACCTGGAGTCAGATGTCAACATACAGAACGTGCTCTTGCAGACTGCTCTCCACATAGCTGCTGAAACCGGCCACACAAGCACATCAAGGCTGCTCCTTAAACATGGTGCAGACATTGAGGCAATGACAGCGGAAGGATACACTGCACTTCACTTGGCATCTCGCAGTGGCCATTTATCAACGACAAAGCTGCTGGTAGATGAAAGGGCCAGTGTTCTAGCCAGAGGCCCTTTAAATAGGACAGCATTACatcttgctgcagaaaatggGCACTCTGAAGTAGTAGAGGAACTTGTCAGTTCAGAAAACATCAATGTTTCTGACAGTGAAGGGTTGACAGCTCTTCACCTGGCTGCACGAGGAGGGCACACAAAAACAGTTGAGGTTCTTCTGAAGCATGGGTCATGCACTGACATGCAAAGACCCACATGTCAGACCCTGCTACAGCTTGCTCAGCAGAGCAGTAATAGTTCGGTTACTGTGTTGTTAAGTGAGACTTAA
- the RIPK4 gene encoding receptor-interacting serine/threonine-protein kinase 4 isoform X2, which translates to MTWEGETSLWERMELLEEARKMEMAKFRYILPVYGICKEPVGLVMEYMETGSLEKLLASEPLPWELRFRIIHETAVGMNFLHCMSPPLLHLDLKPANILLDAHYHVKISDFGLAKCNGLSHSHDISMDGLCGTIAYLPPERIKEKNRCFDTKHDVYSFSIVVWGVLTQKKPFAEENNILHIMVKVVKGHRPELPAVSKSRPHSCNNLIKLMQKCWQDDPGERPTFKEITSETEALCEKPEDETKDMITQDLDTKNSPEQQPEGISALSKTKQEPALPSVKDYSLSELLSQLDSGISQTMEGPEDLSCSCSESKLASSDKRLSGVSSVDSAFSSRGSLSLSFERESSDIGTTDIQKRKLTEAILSGDTSKLMKILQPQDVDIVLDGNSSLLHLAVEAGQEECVKWLLLYNANPNLTNKKGSTPLHIAIEKKVKSIVELIMARKINVNAKDEDQWTALHFAAQNGDDFSTKMLLDKNASLNEVDFEGRAPIHIACQYGQENIVRILLRRGVNVNIKGKDDWVPLHYAAWQGHLPIVKLLAKQRDANVNVQTVDGRTSLHLAAQRGHYRVARLLIDLESDVNIQNVLLQTALHIAAETGHTSTSRLLLKHGADIEAMTAEGYTALHLASRSGHLSTTKLLVDERASVLARGPLNRTALHLAAENGHSEVVEELVSSENINVSDSEGLTALHLAARGGHTKTVEVLLKHGSCTDMQRPTCQTLLQLAQQSSNSSVTVLLSET; encoded by the exons ATGACGTGGGAAGGGGAAACTTCACTGTG GGAGCGCATGGAGTTATTGGAAGAAGCAAGGAAGATGGAAATGGCAAAGTTTCGCTACATCCTTCCTGTTTATGGCATCTGTAAAGAGCCAGTTGGCTTGGTCATGGAATACATGGAAACGGGGTCCCTGGAAAAGCTCCTGGCTTCCGAACCTCTGCCCTGGGAATTGCGCTTCCGCATCATCCACGAGACAGCTGTGGGGATGAACTTCCTGCACTGCATGTCCCCTCCGCTGCTCCATCTGGACCTCAAGCCTGCAAACATCCTGCTTGATGCCCACTACCATGTCAAG atttctgaCTTTGGGCTTGCAAAGTGCAATGGCTTGTCCCATTCCCATGACATCAGCATGGACGGCTTGTGTGGCACAATCGCGTACCTTCCTCCAGAGCGcatcaaggagaaaaacaggTGTTTTGACACCAAACATGATGTGTACAG CTTTTCCATTGTGGTTTGGGGAGTTCTTACTCAGAAGAAGCCTTTTGCAG aggaaaacaacattttacATATTATGGTAAAAGTAGTTAAAGGCCACCGCCCAGAGCTACCTGCTGTTTCCAAATCCAGACCTCATTCATGTAATAACTTGATCAAACTGATGCAAAAATGTTGGCAAGATGATCCTGGTGAACGGCCAACATTTAAAG aaatcacttcagaaacagaagcCCTTTGTGAAAAACcagaagatgaaacaaaagACATGATAACTCAGGACCTGGACACCAAGAattccccagagcagcagcctgag GGGATTTCTGCATTATCCAAGACAAAACAGGAGCCTGCTTTACCATCAGTTAAGGATTACAGTCTGTCAGAGTTGTTGTCCCAGCTGGATTCGGGGATTTCACAGACTATGGAAGGCCCTGAGGATCTCAGCTGCAGCTGTTCAGAGTCCAAACTTGCCTCCAGTGACAAGCGGCTTTCAGGAGTTTCATCTGTAGATTCAGCTTTTTCATCCAGAggctccctttccctttcctttgaaAGGGAGAGTTCAG ATATTGGTACTACAGACATCCAGAAGAGGAAGCTAACAGAGGCCATTTTATCTGGAGATACCAGTAAGCTGATGAAGATCCTCCAGCCTCAAGATGTTGATATTGTTTTAGATGGGAACTCCAGTCTTTTGCACTTGGCTGTTGAAGCTGGTCAAGAAGAATGTGTCAAATGGCTCCTCCTGTACAATGCTAATCCTAACCTTACCAACAAGAAGGGATCCACCCCTCTTCACATAGCCATTGAGAAGAAAGTTAAAAGCATTGTGGAGCTGATTATGGCTAGGAAAATCAATGTTAATGCCAAAGATGAGGATCAGTGGACTGCTCTTCACTTTGCTGCCCAAAACGGGGATGATTTCAGCACCAAAATGCTGCTTGATAAGAACGCATCCTTAAATGAGGTAGATTTTGAAGGCAGAGCCCCCATCCATATAGCCTGTCAGTATGGCCAAGAGAATATTGTGCGGATCCTGCTGCGAAGAGGTGTTAATGTGAACATCAAAGGAAAGGATGACTGGGTGCCGCTGCACTATGCTGCCTGGCAAGGTCATCTCCCCATCGTAAAGCTTCTGGCCAAACAGCGGGATGCAAACGTGAATGTGCAGACTGTGGATGGAAGGACGTCGCTACACTTAGCTGCTCAACGAGGACACTACCGTGTCGCTCGCCTTCTTATAGACCTGGAGTCAGATGTCAACATACAGAACGTGCTCTTGCAGACTGCTCTCCACATAGCTGCTGAAACCGGCCACACAAGCACATCAAGGCTGCTCCTTAAACATGGTGCAGACATTGAGGCAATGACAGCGGAAGGATACACTGCACTTCACTTGGCATCTCGCAGTGGCCATTTATCAACGACAAAGCTGCTGGTAGATGAAAGGGCCAGTGTTCTAGCCAGAGGCCCTTTAAATAGGACAGCATTACatcttgctgcagaaaatggGCACTCTGAAGTAGTAGAGGAACTTGTCAGTTCAGAAAACATCAATGTTTCTGACAGTGAAGGGTTGACAGCTCTTCACCTGGCTGCACGAGGAGGGCACACAAAAACAGTTGAGGTTCTTCTGAAGCATGGGTCATGCACTGACATGCAAAGACCCACATGTCAGACCCTGCTACAGCTTGCTCAGCAGAGCAGTAATAGTTCGGTTACTGTGTTGTTAAGTGAGACTTAA